The following are from one region of the bacterium genome:
- a CDS encoding DUF2332 domain-containing protein codes for MAPAFDTYSRDPDDVARVFRYFAEVETPRLGSRVYTDYCAGIADDPRLLELACRTIPSQPPPNVFFAAVKHLLLEDPERSDEARALARFYPTLSGGSIPDESAFPAFRAFCLAHADELDPVLRSGRTQTCVVHRSAIMLPAIGTLPRVAQADGRVGLLEIGPAIGLNLRLDHYRYVYEGEGATLTWGAEDATPRLACEIRGTVPLLPARLEIAARHGLELSPIDVDDPSAVRWLRALIWPEHVERGRLMDEAIEVAARVPALIAAGDATKDLEDAVARLPADAPRVVFATVALYQIDDDGQRAIHASLARASAAQPIDFVTMESNGQGGCRIDHFAFEAGGATDHTVLAQADSHGRWIEWGRQL; via the coding sequence ATGGCCCCCGCCTTCGATACGTACTCCCGTGACCCGGACGACGTCGCGCGCGTCTTCCGCTACTTCGCCGAGGTCGAGACGCCGCGGCTCGGCTCTCGGGTCTACACCGACTACTGTGCCGGCATCGCCGACGATCCCCGACTCCTCGAGCTCGCCTGCCGGACGATCCCGTCGCAGCCGCCGCCCAACGTGTTCTTCGCGGCGGTCAAGCACCTGCTCCTCGAGGACCCGGAGCGGAGCGACGAGGCCCGCGCGTTGGCGCGCTTCTATCCGACGCTGAGCGGTGGCTCGATCCCGGACGAGTCCGCCTTCCCGGCGTTCCGCGCCTTCTGTCTCGCCCACGCCGACGAGCTCGACCCGGTGCTGCGCTCCGGCCGGACGCAGACGTGCGTCGTCCACCGCAGCGCGATCATGCTGCCGGCGATCGGGACCCTTCCCCGGGTCGCGCAGGCGGACGGTCGCGTCGGCCTGCTCGAGATCGGCCCGGCCATCGGCCTGAACCTCCGTCTCGACCACTATCGCTACGTCTACGAGGGGGAGGGCGCGACGCTCACCTGGGGCGCCGAAGACGCGACGCCGCGACTCGCCTGCGAGATCCGGGGAACCGTCCCGCTGCTTCCGGCGCGGCTCGAGATCGCAGCGCGCCACGGCCTCGAGCTCTCGCCGATCGACGTCGACGATCCGAGCGCGGTGCGCTGGCTGCGCGCGTTGATCTGGCCCGAGCACGTCGAGCGCGGCCGCCTGATGGACGAGGCGATCGAAGTCGCCGCGCGCGTGCCGGCGCTGATCGCTGCGGGCGACGCGACGAAGGATCTCGAGGACGCCGTCGCGCGCCTGCCCGCGGATGCGCCAAGGGTCGTCTTCGCGACCGTCGCGCTCTACCAGATCGACGACGACGGCCAGCGCGCGATCCACGCGTCGCTCGCCCGCGCCAGCGCGGCGCAGCCGATCGACTTCGTCACGATGGAGAGCAACGGCCAGGGCGGGTGTCGGATCGACCACTTCGCCTTCGAAGCCGGCGGCGCGACCGACCACACCGTTCTCGCCCAGGCCGACAGCCACGGTCGTTGGATCGAATGGGGCCGGCAGCTCTGA